Genomic DNA from Garra rufa chromosome 18, GarRuf1.0, whole genome shotgun sequence:
GGAGCAAAAATCTGCAGTGTATTCCAGCATTTAGGTGTATCTTGTGAACAAAACTGTCCAGCAACAGGGGGGTTAACAAAGTGAAGCAAGTAACTTTCggctggtcatgtgatctcaacatgtcGACCCCCATGAGGCAACTCGTAATTAAAGAGCTTTTATTTAGCTACTGGTATGAGACTATATTATACCTCCTTTGAGTGTAATTTCAAACATCTTTTTCAAAAGTACTACTCTGAAAATctttttaatgaggaaaaaatgaaCTAAGAACTTGCGTGAGTTACATACCAAAGCCTTGAATAAACTCATGTTTGTGCAGCTGGCATTAAAACAATACAAACCTTTGAAGCTGTGTGAAGCCAGttggtttattttattgttgtttatcTTTAGATCCTCCAAAGAAGACGGCAAGTCAGGGACTGCTGTAAGTTCATTGCCGTCAAGTTTCAGAATCTTCAGCTTTGTCAGATTCTGTTAAAAGAGCAGAACAGATTATTGTCTACTTGGGACTTTGTCTGTTTTGGGTCTAGTGAATTATGAGATAGAGTTTTAACACAGAAATGTTTCCACTGTGCATACCACCAAATGAAAAGCCTCAATTACACGTTTGTCCAGTTATTTTAATGTTAAGACTTGTACAAAATtgtacatacactttgcagaatctgctaaatattatttgaccaaaataaaagggatcatacaaaatgcttatttttaattattttttatttaatacttttttatttagttattttttatttagtactgacctgaataagatatttcacataaaatacatttacatatagtccacaagagaaaataatagttgaatttttaaaaatgacaccgttcaaaagtttacatacacatgattctcaatactgtgttgttacctgaatgatccacagctgtttttgttttttttgttaagtgatagttgtttatgagtcccatgtttgtcctgaacagttacactgcctgttgttcttcagaaaaatctttttttctgcatttctgtgcatttgaactctttccaacaactatatgattttgagatccgtcttttcacattGAGAACAACACAatatatatgcaactattacagaaggaaacacaatgcattaagggccatggggtgaaaacttttgaacagaatgaagatgtgtacatttttcttattttgcctaaatatcagaatttttttttttcatttagtgctgcccttcagaagattcAGAAGACACTTATGTttcacagaaaataaaataagttctcttaatgcattgtgtttccttctgtaatagttgcatatgagtcccccagttattgttggaatttgtgggacctgaaggatttttctaaagaacagtggtcagtttaactgttaaggacaaacaagggactcgtgaacaactatcaccaaaaaaaaaaaaacaaaaaaaaaaaaaaacattgctgtggataattcagttaacaacacggtattaagaatcaagtgtatgtaaacttttgaacagagtcatttttataaattcaactttctcaattttctcttgtggactatatgtaaaagccTTTTATGTTAACTAATCCTATTTAAgttggtactaaataaaaaataacatgcattttgcatgatccctcttattttggtaaaataattaacattttgcagattctgcaaggtgtatgtaaacttttgacctcaactgtacctgTACCCTGCGGCTTCGGACTATCAGACCTGACTTCAGCTACTTCTCATTTGTGTGAATGACATAAATAGGCACTGCACTCATCAAAGAGCATTTACTTATTATGCTAACTTCACTGACATTTCATAAACGGTCCAAAGAAGACAGTGGCATTTTCCACTGGCCAAACTGTGGTTCCTATTTTCATGCTGCTGAGTTTGCTTTGGGAGTGGTGTGTTTGGTCTCTCCTCAAGGTCTCTAACTGGGAAATCCGGACTTGGCCAGACTTATAGTTAGCAGTTATAATTTGAAACTTTTAATTTGTATGTTCTTAAAGGTCCTGACTAGGATGGAATTATTTTTAGATTTGATGTAGACATGTACTATACAGTACACGCTGTTTAAAGATTATATGAGTATATAACTGGTGTAATTgaagggacaaaaaaaaaaaatgccagtaCCATGAGGAGACTTAGGCCGAAAGAGGAGTCGACCAGCTTGTTCAAACTTAGGTCAAGCTCTTCGAGATCTGGCAGTCCAGAAAAACCACTAGGAGGAATGCTTGTCAAGTTATTCCCTGTAAGACAGCACATTGGTTAACATGTTGGATGGCTATGCTTATTACAAGACACGATCAACATAAATTATAGAGTGCCTCAGTAATTCATATACTTATGTTGGATCTTTCAGCCTTTCCAGAGACTTACCAGGCAATTCAAGTATGGTGACTTCCAAGTTTGTGATGACTGGCAGGTCGGACAAGCCAATCTGCTTGCAGGATACTCGACTTTCTACCACTTGGCAGCCTTCTGGTAAGGTGCTATTAGATGCTTCATTCTCCTCCTCTTCAGCTCCCTCTTCTTCCTTTCCCTCCTCCTCATtctcttcttcttcctcctcttcttcttcttcttcttcttcctcgtcatcatcatcatcttcttcttcttcatccTCCTCCTCTTGCTTTTTCTTTACTTTCTGCTCTTCCCCTTGGTCCAAGAGGCGTTTTTTCTCTTCTTTGAGTTCCCTCAAGATTGTGCTTAGTTTCCCTGCTGCTCCGCCCCATCTCTCCAACACAGCATTGAGTTCTACCCACACAGCCTCGGCTCGCCCCATAACTGTCTGATGGGACACGCAGAGGGGAACACAGCATGAATTGAGCCCATTAGTGACACAGGAATGACCAGAAACACACtgaacaaactaaacaaactaaatatAGTGAACCAACAGCACAGACAGGAATAAAGGAGGTGGAAAATGAGATGTTAAACATTAAGACAGGAAGCAAAAATAGACTTATAATTAGCATGTATGGTATGGTTGTGCTATCCTGGATTGCCAGAATACACATACTTGTTCCACTGTAACAACAGTGGCAGCTTGTGCAGCAAAAAGTTACTATGGGACACACATATGGTCATGAATTCAATAATTACTGGTTTCTATTTATTTGACCAAACTATTTGATGTCAGAAACCTGATTGGTTGGAATAACAAACTCACCTGTGTATCTGTGACAGTGTCGCTTATTTGCCCAGTACTTTGTACTTCATTGGTTCTCTTTTCACCTGCAAATGCACCAATGATTCAACACAATAAGAACAAAATCAGTGAATTCAGAACCATGTGTGAATCAACTACTGCACTGTTGACAGAAGAAGCTAcacatacactaccgttcaaatgtttggagtaatttatttttaataaagtaatatttttcTTGCAAAAAGCATTaaatgaatcatgacaatatagaCTCTtagttttataaaaatatttgaaataaaatccccaaatcagcatattagaatgatttctgaatgattatgtgacactggagactggagtaatgatgctgaaaattatactaaattacattataaaatatatttaaattgaaaacagttatagAACATATAGaacacaatatttcacaatagtactgttttttttttttttttttttttttttagcaaataaataagaaacttttttcaaaaataattttaccAACCCCATACTTTTAAATGATcgtttattgtattgtattgtgtaATGTAATACTGGATCATGTTCATAGTTAATGTAAATAACTACACTTGTGGTTACTCTGCTAGGATACCTGTATGTACTTGGGAAGAACTACAATAACTTTGAAAATTACCTCTGAGACCAAGTTAATGTgaaaatttaagaaaaagtaaGAGAAAAGCCACAATTTATTTGCAAATGCCACCTGCTTTCATATTTTGTTAACTAATGCAATACAATTCATCCATTTTAAATGGATTGCAATTAAgtgtttaaatcatttaaaaggtCATTGCAGATGCATTCACACACATttccaaatatgtgaccctgggccacaaaaccagtcataagggtcaattttgaataaataagctttccattgatgtatggtttgttaggataggacaatatttgactgagatacaactattgtataaaaatctggaatctgagggtgcaaaaatcgcctttaaagttgtccaaataaagttcttagcaatgcatattactatatcAAAAATGatgctttgatatatttatgctagaaaatgtacaaaatatcttcaacatgatctttacttaatatcctaatgattttggcataaaataaaaattgacccATTTTGAtccacaaagtatttttggctattgctacaaaaatatacctgtgctacttaaaataCTTTTCAACAATTTAATCAATTTTGTGGCAGACAcactacaaaaaaatgtaaaagaagtTGCTTTCACCTCTAtttatttctttcaaaatatccttTGATTCTCTGAAACTTTAGTTTAGAACTTTATCCTAGTTCAATAAACACTTTGAACAAGTACAAAATATATCAGACACCATGAACTATTCACAGTGATCTTGTCTGACCACTCCTAAGATTGCATCCTTTGTCACTGCTCTTGAAATTTTATTTGCTATAATTGCTGATCTACTCACTTGATGCTGATGAAGAATCCACCAGTTGATGCTGTGAGGATGAAGCATCAGTCTCAGGTGAAAATGTGAAGAATGAATTCAGTTCATTCAGGAAGTTTCCTTTCACAGACAAAGCTCCTAAGCACACGCAAAACACCAAAAGATTCTGCATGATTCTGATCCGATCTGTTCAGACGCTCACCATGTACCTGCAGGCTCACCTCTAGCTGCCCTTTTAAATTCCCTCTTAGTCAGCAGGgaaaaggaggaggaggagaagaaaaCAGGGAGGAGATCACAGTACATGGTTAGACGTGTACAGGGACCTTTATTGCCAGAAGTTCACAAAAATATCAACTCCTCCTTATAAAGTCAACGGTTGTGCCAACAAACACTAGAGCTTGGGAGAGAGAAAGAGGCAGAGGAATGATGGTCAATGTCAGTCACGTCATGCCACAATGACACAGTGTTCACACCTTGTAACACTTGAGATGGACAAATGAGAGCGTTATCCAAACAAGAGGGCAGCGAGCGAGCAGCCGGACTGACCCGTATAGAGATCTCTCTCCGGCTCCACGTCTCGTCCTCAACATGTTCCTGCCTGGCATGCTGCCATTAGCACGTatgtaagaaaaagaaaaagacctTGCCAAAAGAGAAAGACATGGTTCTCTAACTCATAAAACAAACAGATGGAGGCAGACAGGCATACAGACAAATGCaatgtgtttttttaaagcaTACAGTTACACACTCCTCTCCTTTATGGAGATTATAGGCTGATTTATATATAGTGTCACATTTCAAATGTCTGAACGTCATTGCTTTTGTTAATTAGATTGCAGTGCTTGTGATTTTGTTTTCTAGACCAAACGACATGCATACATTTTATGTTTGGCACCagtgttcaaatacttttatGCATAAAACTTTTGTAAACACTATCTTTTAATTTCACTTATTAGTGTGAAATCAGAGATTTGAGAAATCCGTGGGGGAGGGAAGAAGGATGTTTAAAAAAAGCCAGAGTTACAGTTGGACAAGGGTCTCACAGACATACAAATAGACAGGCTCTTAGGGTCACATTGTATAGGGAGAGATTGTTTGCATTTACATTCACACCATAAAGTATCACTGCAGAGTGAGATATTGCCTTGTGACTCTGTTTAAATTTGCTCAGACAACATGGGTTACAAAATGGGCAATAACTGTGTACGTTGACATATGAAGCATATTTTTTCACGTGCACACCTTGAGTCATCCTCATACctctttttcaggtttcttaacAATTTTAATCCGATTTGTATTAGATATCAGATATCGTTAGATTTGAATTCATATCATTATAAAAAATTGTATGACATTTTCAAAAATTTTCAGgcaaattttatattttgttttacattttatttcaattttatgtatacaatatttataaaaatgtacatttatacattaaatgtattaatatttattaaaaaacaagaCTACCACTactagtcaaaggtttttgaacagtaagatttttaatgtttttaaagtattctcttctgctcaccaagactgcatttattaatactgcagtaatactgtgaaatatttttactatttaaaataacagtttttttatttgaatacatgcgtatacatgtaatttattcttgtgatcaaagctaaatttttagcatcactaccccagtcttcagtgtcacatgatcctttagaaatcattgtaatatgctgattttctgttcaagaaacattttattatatatattataatatatttaaatattttaaaaagtaaaaaattcaggattctttgataaatgaaaagatccaaagattttatctaaaataaaaatttatattttgtaacattattctaTACCATTATACCATTAAAAATCttggagtataattttttttttttttttttttttttttgtgaaagaaatgatagacattaatacttttatttagcaagtcattttaaaataaagtaatttataatgttacaaaagatttctgtttcagaaaaatgctggtcttctgaactttctattcatcaaggaaacctgaaaaaaattctactcagctgttttcaacataataatggtaataaatgttttttgtgcagcaaatcagaatattagaatgatttctgaaggatcatgtgactggagtaatgacaccaaaaattcagctttgaagtcacatgaataaataaagttttaaaatatattcaaatagaaaagctaTTATTTCTAGAATTATTTAAATAGTAACTCAATATGCAGTTGCACAAAATGTAGGTTACCCATTTATAAAACGTCTTTTTCTAAAATTCTCCCTTCATAACCAAGGCCCTCTTTTTAAACGGATGACCCTGTATTACTGTCCAAACAAACTGTGGGTAAGAGAGAGACAGATTCTGTAATTTTATGCTATCTGGCAAAACCACTTTGCCAGACTGCTGCTACTCGTACAAATGTCGGTCTGTAGTGAATCACTGGTGTGAGTGTGTTCTTCTGACCTGTCCGGTGTCCAACCCCACTTTGTCCTCATTGTTCTGTCCCGCACACGCCCTCTAGACCTCAGTGTCAGACCTCAGCTGTTACATGTTCTCAGGATGAGCTGGTTGCGGTCACTGTATGCTGGTCATGGAGAGAGCTGCTGAGAACCTGGGCAGAGAAAAATACATCTGGTCATTAAGCAAGCTTAGCTAAATATCTCCACTTCTTATGCTTCCATACTTATTATGAAATTATACTGTTATTTGTCTATGAATTGTACGTGTGTGTGCTTTGTAATCTCTTACTCTAACAGTCTTTTAAGGGAAGGCTCATGGCTAGTTTGTGATTCTTAATTTAGGTCAGCAGGATCCAGAATAGCATAGTGTATCATTGTAATGTCAGCAACAGAGGCATTAGTCTATGCTTGATGCTTCCATGCTGCCTACCACGATACTGATGGAGTCTGAATTTAGCATTTTATAAAATACTGATTGATTTGTAGAGAAAGATGATGAGGGAAGAAACAATACACAagaaacatacagttgaggtcaaaaatgtacatacaccttaaagattttgagatccatcttttcacactaaggacaactgaagaCTCATAtgcattacagaaggttcaaacgctcactgatgctccagaaagaaccACAATGCatgaagagccaggggtgtaaacttttgaacagaatgaagatgtgtacatttttcatattttggcaatatatatatttttttttcatttagtactgcccttcagaagctacagaagatacatgtttcccagaagacaaaaaaaaaagttacatttaccctaaaAATTTccaaccccagctcttaatgcattgtgtttctttttggagcatcagtgagcatttgaaacttctgtaatagttgcatatgagtctctcaaatgtccttagtgtgaaaatattaatctcaaaatcatacagtcattgatggaaagggttcaaatacataaaaatgtcgaaaaactaaagaatttgtgagacctgaaagattttcttatgaactcatgaacaactatcactaaacaaaaaaaaaacacagatgtggatcattcaggtaacaatatagcattaagaatctagtgtatgtaaacttttgaacagtcatttttataaattaaactatcatTTACACTTGTGGACTACATGTGAacatgtgaaatatcgtattcaggtcagtactaaataaaaaatattttggtaaataattaacattttgcagattctgcaacatTTGACCTGAACTGAAAGTATTCCAAATGATTCTGAATTATAAGACTGTCTCAAACACAAATAGATCAGAAACTGACGGTACTTACCGTCATGACTGAtgtaataatttacaaaataagTTCATGTTTTCAAGTAGCTTTCAAGCACAAGACGTGACTTGAGATCTATTCTCTGAACTTAATTATAGAAATAAAGATGGACTTGTGGTGCAGAGATGCCACAGTGAAGCAGCTGTTTATATTAGGAGCTGGAATAATTACATGTTTCTCTTGATCTTTTACTCAGAATTACATCTAAAAAAAGTTGCTTGAGCAAAAACCGTATGATTCCTTTTATGTTCAATGGACAGTAAAGAATATTTAACAGATATAAGTAGCATCCAAATGTCTAAGACCTCTAGTGAAACTGCTTATTTTGCGTTTTTCTCATTTAAACCAATCATTTTCATTTCAAATTTTAGAATAAAAAATCAGAGTGAATTAAAAACTAtacccttttaaaaaaaaacagcatatgctggttaggtacactaccaaaagtttttgaacagcaagatttttaatgttttttaaataagtctcttctgctcacaaagcctgcatttatttgatccaaagtacagcaaaatactgaaatatttttactatttgaaataactgttttctattttaaagctgaatttttagcatcattactccagtcacatgatccttcagaaatcatataatattctgatttgctgctcaaaaacatgtaacaggtttctttgatgaatagaaagttcagaagaacagctttatctgaaatagaaattttttgtaacattataaatgcctttatcatcacttttgatacattttaaagcattcttgctaaataaaagtataatttcCTCCCCCTAAaaacgtttcttgaacagcaaatctgcatattagaatgatctctgaaggatcatgtgacactgaaaactggattatgatgctaaaaatttaggtTTGATCGCAGAAactccaaaaacttttgactagtaatgttttgaagcatggcagctggtttaagctggtcctcaTTGGGTCATGAGCAGGTTTaagatggttatgagctggttctaAGCAACTAGGACCAGCTtataaaccagctcaaaccagtcaccatgcttcaaaacatacctaaccagcatatgcagtttttttttttttcagtatgatAGTTCATTGAAGTCATAAGTTTGTGTAAAAACGGATGGTCATCTTGAGCTTCAACGCAAGGAAGAAAATCTGCA
This window encodes:
- the LOC141291564 gene encoding extracellular matrix protein 2, whose amino-acid sequence is MQNLLVFCVCLGALSVKGNFLNELNSFFTFSPETDASSSQHQLVDSSSASSEKRTNEVQSTGQISDTVTDTQTVMGRAEAVWVELNAVLERWGGAAGKLSTILRELKEEKKRLLDQGEEQKVKKKQEEEDEEEEDDDDDEEEEEEEEEEEEEENEEEGKEEEGAEEEENEASNSTLPEGCQVVESRVSCKQIGLSDLPVITNLEVTILELPGNNLTSIPPSGFSGLPDLEELDLSLNKLVDSSFGLSLLMNLTKLKILKLDGNELTAVPDLPSSLEDLKINNNKINQLASHSFKGLTNLKVLELGGNVLYESSIAPWAFKPLKALKHLRLDKNRFSAIPAGLPPSIEELRLQENQIVEVQDRLLDKCVHLKVLDLSHNFLKENSIYPEAWINLKLETLDLSHNQMAVVPSDLPKALRQLSLQHNHIHSIPPYSLSHLRPGLQTLHLSHNLLEEYGVLGKSFRGVYQSLVELHLDNNRFERVPNNMRHFKNLKLLRLDHNRISSVPVKSICKVKRTEDSLLSTVHLEYNYISVKKIPRAAFSCIQNSSGIILEPQTQTHVY